In Vigna unguiculata cultivar IT97K-499-35 chromosome 3, ASM411807v1, whole genome shotgun sequence, a single genomic region encodes these proteins:
- the LOC114178401 gene encoding histone deacetylase 15, with product MGGGGLETNRLTNGEAENGLHKQVSPASAALANSLSDANDAVADPHVPAKRARLQKDLTFQDMYQNEGVFDEDDEEDSDWEPFQLHKCVDFEIKKWCCRNCTMINLDCNDCCYICGEHRESKILSHGFFASPLAQDEDLIEVQGDVKGLKDVGSQKSVANSSTAIGFDERMLLHAEVDKKSSPHPERPDRLQAIAASLARAGIFPGKCYAIPAREITPEELIAVHSLEHIESVEVTTESLSSYFTPDTYANQHSALAARLAAGLCADLASAIVSGRAKNGFALVRPPGHHAGVRQAMGFCLHNNAAVAALAAQAAGARKVLILDWDVHHGNGTQEIFEQNKSVLYISLHRHEGGQFYPGTGAAEEVGSMGAEGYCVNIPWSRGGVGDNDYNFAFQHVVLPIASEFNPDFIIVSAGFDAARGDPLGCCDITPSGYAHMTRMLNTLSGGKLLVILEGGYNLRSISSSATAVIKVLLGESPGCELENSFPSKAGLLTVLEVLKIQMKFWLSLGSIFVNLESQWRMYCFEKKRKQIKKRRRILIPMWWRWGRRSSLFYFMNGHLHKKSK from the exons ATGGGTGGCGGAGGTCTTGAAACGAATCGTTTAACAAATGGGGAAGCTGAGAACGGTCTTCACAAACAGGTTTCTCCAGCTTCTGCTGCACTCGCCAACTCGCTTTCTGATGCCAATGATGCAGTTGCTGACCCTCATGTT CCTGCCAAGAGGGCCAGGCTGCAGAAGGACTTGACGTTTCAGGATATGTATCAAAATGAGGGCGTGTTTGATGAGGATGACGAGGAGGACAGTGATTGGGAGCCGTTTCAGTTACACAAGTGTGTTGATTTTGAAATCAAAAAGTGGTGCTGCAGAAATTGTACTATGATTAACTTGGATTGCAATGACTGTTGCTAT ATATGTGGGGAGCACAGGGAGTCTAAAATCCTCAGCCATGGGTTTTTTGCATCTCCTTTAGCTCAAGACGAGGATCTGATTGAAGTCCAGGGAGATGTAAAAGGACTGAAAG ATGTTGGCTCACAGAAATCAGTGGCAAACAGTTCTACAGCGATTGGCTTTGATGAGAGAATGTTGTTGCATGCAGAA GTTGATAAGAAATCATCTCCACATCCTGAGAGGCCAGATCGTCTTCAAGCCATTGCTGCTAGTCTTGCTAGAGCTG GCATATTTCCCGGAAAATGCTATGCAATTCCTGCTAGGGAAATCACACCAGAAGAACTTATTGCG GTTCATTCTTTGGAGCATATTGAGTCTGTGGAAGTTACAACTGAATCACTGTCTAG TTATTTCACTCCAGACACATATGCCAATCAGCATTCAGCACTTGCTGCTAGGTTGGCTGCTGGGTTATGTGCTGATCTGGCATCTGCAATTGTTTCCGGACGTGCAAAAAATGGATTCGCTTTG GTTAGGCCTCCTGGTCATCATGCTGGTGTAAGACAGGCAATGGGGTTCTGCCTTCACAATAATGCTGCTGTGGCAGCATTGGCTGCTCAAGCTGCAGGGGCTAGGAAAGTGCTAATTTTAGATTGG GATGTTCATCATGGAAACGGGACCCAAGAAATATTTGAACAGAACAAATCA GTCTTGTATATATCATTGCATAGACACGAGGGTGGACAATTTTATCCTGGTACTGGAGCTGCTGAAGAG GTTGGTAGTATGGGCGCTGAAGGGTACTGTGTGAATATTCCATGGAGTCGAGGAGGAGTTGGTGACAATGACTACAATTTTGCATTTCAGCATGTTGTCCTTCCTATAG CTTCTGAGTTTAATCCAGATTTTATCATAGTATCCGCTGGATTTGATGCTGCAAGAGGCGATCCCCTAGGATGTTGCGAT ATAACTCCCTCTGGCTATGCACACATGACGCGTATGTTGAATACCCTCTCTGGTGGAAAATTGCTTGTTATTCTTGAGGGGGG CTATAATCTTCGATCTATATCATCTTCCGCAACTGCAGTAATCAAG GTATTACTGGGTGAGAGTCCTGGATGTGAACTGGAAAATAGTTTCCCTTCCAAAGCTGGCCTTCTAACCGTTCTGGAAGTCCTCAAAATTCAGATGAAATTTTGGCTTTCCTTGGGTTCGATTTTTGTGAATTTGGAGTCTCAGTGGAGGATGTACTGTTtcgaaaaaaaaa GAAAACAGATTAAGAAACGACGCCGAATTCTGATTCCAATGTGGTGGAGGTGGGGACGAAGAAGTTCATTGTTCTATTTTATGAACGGCCATCTTCataaaaaatcaaagtga
- the LOC114178658 gene encoding tRNA (guanine(37)-N1)-methyltransferase 2 isoform X5, translated as MGFANRVMESEALEMNCVKNGESENSPNKLASQAHALDNLLCVDNDAVADREKLPKPHLDESKFDVQFKLWALQIPCQHCKVATRILNGYMFDKPRVKPIIEDPTCDKTRYLILSDKVQNQDLSDIPKQKVDELNGLCKIEVVPYSLTLGYSYWSADHVLKQILPTGVEVPSSFETIGQIAHLNLHDELLPYKDVIAKVIYDKNYPRIKTIVNKVGTITNEFRVPEFEILAGEHSMITEVKQYGATFRLDYSLVYWNSRLEHEHKRLVSMFQAGETICDMFAGIGPFAIPAAQKGCTVYANDLNPDSIHYLRINAKINKVDDRIYAYNMDARKFVSQLMEVPNTEATSQLSSEVPILDTCHTCRIQDNAESNSENELLTVHTKDNNSGLGDVKGSTRHSATSVIAGKRSSSYHEGDVEAHETGILEGVKRKGSTNKRMRSSEMSVTKTWEHIDHIIMNLPASAVQFLGNLSSTPFAGEQLYCFGWM; from the exons ATGG GTTTTGCAAATAGAGTAATGGAAAGTGAAGCTCTTGAAATGAATTGTGTAAAGAATGGGGAATCTGAGAACAGTCCTAACAAGTTAGCTTCTCAAGCTCATGCACTCGACAACTTGCTTTGTGTTGACAATGATGCAGTTGCTGACCGTGAAAAGCTACCAAAACCACATCTTGATGAGAGCAAGTTTGATGTGCAATTCAAATTATGGGCTCTACAAATCCCTTGTCAACATTGCAAGGTTGCCACTCGAATCCTCAATGG TTACATGTTCGACAAGCCTCGAGTCAAACCCATCATTGAAGACCCTACATGTGACAAAACCCGTTACCTTATACTCTCTGACAAAGTTCAGAATCAAG ATTTATCTGATATTCCAAAACAAAAGGTTGATGAGCTCAATGGCTTGTGTAAGATTGAAGTTGTGCCCTATTCATTGACACTAGGGTATTCTTATTGGAGTGCAG ATCATGTGCTGAAGCAGATATTGCCTACTGGAGTGGAGGTGCCTTCATCCTTTGAAACAATAG GTCAAATTGCTCATTTAAACCTACACGATGAATTACTTCCCTACAAAGATGTTATTGCAAAGGTTATTTATGAT AAAAATTATCCTAGAATCAAAACTATTGTCAACAAAGTTGGAACCATTACAAATGAGTTTCGCGTTCCAGAGTTTGAAATTTTAGCAGGAGAGCATAGTATGATAACAGAAGTGAAGCAATATGGTGCCACTTTTAGGCTGGATTACAGTTTGGTTTATTGGAATTCGAGATTGGAACATGAACACAAAAGGTTAGTGTCAATGTTCCAAGCTGGGGAGACCATTTGTGACATGTTTGCAGGGATAGGTCCTTTTGCCATTCCTGCAGCGCAAAAAGGATGCACAGTCTATGCAAATGATTTAAATCCAGATAGCATTCACTATCTGAGGATTAATGCCAAAATCAATAAGGTTGATGATCGTATTTATGCATACAACATGGATGCTAGAAAATTTGTGTCCCAGTTGATGGAAGTGCCAAATACTGAGGCTACATCTCAACTCTCATCCGAAGTTCCCATTTTGGATACTTGTCACACATGCAGGATACAAGACAATGCTGAATCAAATTCTGAAAATGAGTTGCTAACTG TTCATACAAAAGACAATAATAGTGGTTTAGGGGATGTCAAGGGTTCAACCAGGCACAGTGCTACATCTGTAATTGCTGGTAAAAGATCCTCTAGTTATCATGAAG GGGATGTGGAGGCTCATGAAACTGGCATCCTTGAAGGTGTTAAGAGAAAAGGAAGCACAAACAAGAGAATGAGAAGCTCTGAAATGTCCGTCACAAAAACTTGGGAACATATTGATCACATAATAATGAATCTGCCTGCATCTGCTGTTCAGTTTCTAG GCAATTTGTCTTCTACCCCCTTTGCTGGTGAGCAGCTCTACTGTTTTGGGTGGATGtag
- the LOC114178658 gene encoding tRNA (guanine(37)-N1)-methyltransferase 1 isoform X3 → MGFANRVMESEALEMNCVKNGESENSPNKLASQAHALDNLLCVDNDAVADREKLPKPHLDESKFDVQFKLWALQIPCQHCKVATRILNGYMFDKPRVKPIIEDPTCDKTRYLILSDKVQNQDLSDIPKQKVDELNGLCKIEVVPYSLTLGYSYWSADHVLKQILPTGVEVPSSFETIGQIAHLNLHDELLPYKDVIAKVIYDKNYPRIKTIVNKVGTITNEFRVPEFEILAGEHSMITEVKQYGATFRLDYSLVYWNSRLEHEHKRLVSMFQAGETICDMFAGIGPFAIPAAQKGCTVYANDLNPDSIHYLRINAKINKVDDRIYAYNMDARKFVSQLMEVPNTEATSQLSSEVPILDTCHTCRIQDNAESNSENELLTGDVEAHETGILEGVKRKGSTNKRMRSSEMSVTKTWEHIDHIIMNLPASAVQFLDSFRGLIQKKYWKGCLPWIHCYCFIRATETPETIIAVAESALNAPIHDSKFHRVRDVAPNKAMFCLSFRLPEGCVKEDVQ, encoded by the exons ATGG GTTTTGCAAATAGAGTAATGGAAAGTGAAGCTCTTGAAATGAATTGTGTAAAGAATGGGGAATCTGAGAACAGTCCTAACAAGTTAGCTTCTCAAGCTCATGCACTCGACAACTTGCTTTGTGTTGACAATGATGCAGTTGCTGACCGTGAAAAGCTACCAAAACCACATCTTGATGAGAGCAAGTTTGATGTGCAATTCAAATTATGGGCTCTACAAATCCCTTGTCAACATTGCAAGGTTGCCACTCGAATCCTCAATGG TTACATGTTCGACAAGCCTCGAGTCAAACCCATCATTGAAGACCCTACATGTGACAAAACCCGTTACCTTATACTCTCTGACAAAGTTCAGAATCAAG ATTTATCTGATATTCCAAAACAAAAGGTTGATGAGCTCAATGGCTTGTGTAAGATTGAAGTTGTGCCCTATTCATTGACACTAGGGTATTCTTATTGGAGTGCAG ATCATGTGCTGAAGCAGATATTGCCTACTGGAGTGGAGGTGCCTTCATCCTTTGAAACAATAG GTCAAATTGCTCATTTAAACCTACACGATGAATTACTTCCCTACAAAGATGTTATTGCAAAGGTTATTTATGAT AAAAATTATCCTAGAATCAAAACTATTGTCAACAAAGTTGGAACCATTACAAATGAGTTTCGCGTTCCAGAGTTTGAAATTTTAGCAGGAGAGCATAGTATGATAACAGAAGTGAAGCAATATGGTGCCACTTTTAGGCTGGATTACAGTTTGGTTTATTGGAATTCGAGATTGGAACATGAACACAAAAGGTTAGTGTCAATGTTCCAAGCTGGGGAGACCATTTGTGACATGTTTGCAGGGATAGGTCCTTTTGCCATTCCTGCAGCGCAAAAAGGATGCACAGTCTATGCAAATGATTTAAATCCAGATAGCATTCACTATCTGAGGATTAATGCCAAAATCAATAAGGTTGATGATCGTATTTATGCATACAACATGGATGCTAGAAAATTTGTGTCCCAGTTGATGGAAGTGCCAAATACTGAGGCTACATCTCAACTCTCATCCGAAGTTCCCATTTTGGATACTTGTCACACATGCAGGATACAAGACAATGCTGAATCAAATTCTGAAAATGAGTTGCTAACTG GGGATGTGGAGGCTCATGAAACTGGCATCCTTGAAGGTGTTAAGAGAAAAGGAAGCACAAACAAGAGAATGAGAAGCTCTGAAATGTCCGTCACAAAAACTTGGGAACATATTGATCACATAATAATGAATCTGCCTGCATCTGCTGTTCAGTTTCTAG ATTCATTCAGGGGATTAATCCAGAAGAAATATTGGAAAGGATGTTTACCATGGATTCACTGCTATTGCTTCATTAGAGCGACTGAGACTCCAGAGACTATCATAGCT GTGGCAGAATCTGCTTTAAACGCTCCTATACATGATTCAAAATTTCATAGGGTTAGGGATGTGGCTCCAAACAAG GCAATGTTTTGTTTAAGCTTCAGGTTGCCAGAAGGATGCGTTAAAGAAGATGTTCAATAA
- the LOC114178658 gene encoding tRNA (guanine(37)-N1)-methyltransferase 2 isoform X1 has product MGFANRVMESEALEMNCVKNGESENSPNKLASQAHALDNLLCVDNDAVADREKLPKPHLDESKFDVQFKLWALQIPCQHCKVATRILNGYMFDKPRVKPIIEDPTCDKTRYLILSDKVQNQDLSDIPKQKVDELNGLCKIEVVPYSLTLGYSYWSADHVLKQILPTGVEVPSSFETIGQIAHLNLHDELLPYKDVIAKVIYDKNYPRIKTIVNKVGTITNEFRVPEFEILAGEHSMITEVKQYGATFRLDYSLVYWNSRLEHEHKRLVSMFQAGETICDMFAGIGPFAIPAAQKGCTVYANDLNPDSIHYLRINAKINKVDDRIYAYNMDARKFVSQLMEVPNTEATSQLSSEVPILDTCHTCRIQDNAESNSENELLTVHTKDNNSGLGDVKGSTRHSATSVIAGKRSSSYHEGDVEAHETGILEGVKRKGSTNKRMRSSEMSVTKTWEHIDHIIMNLPASAVQFLDSFRGLIQKKYWKGCLPWIHCYCFIRATETPETIIAVAESALNAPIHDSKFHRVRDVAPNKAMFCLSFRLPEGCVKEDVQ; this is encoded by the exons ATGG GTTTTGCAAATAGAGTAATGGAAAGTGAAGCTCTTGAAATGAATTGTGTAAAGAATGGGGAATCTGAGAACAGTCCTAACAAGTTAGCTTCTCAAGCTCATGCACTCGACAACTTGCTTTGTGTTGACAATGATGCAGTTGCTGACCGTGAAAAGCTACCAAAACCACATCTTGATGAGAGCAAGTTTGATGTGCAATTCAAATTATGGGCTCTACAAATCCCTTGTCAACATTGCAAGGTTGCCACTCGAATCCTCAATGG TTACATGTTCGACAAGCCTCGAGTCAAACCCATCATTGAAGACCCTACATGTGACAAAACCCGTTACCTTATACTCTCTGACAAAGTTCAGAATCAAG ATTTATCTGATATTCCAAAACAAAAGGTTGATGAGCTCAATGGCTTGTGTAAGATTGAAGTTGTGCCCTATTCATTGACACTAGGGTATTCTTATTGGAGTGCAG ATCATGTGCTGAAGCAGATATTGCCTACTGGAGTGGAGGTGCCTTCATCCTTTGAAACAATAG GTCAAATTGCTCATTTAAACCTACACGATGAATTACTTCCCTACAAAGATGTTATTGCAAAGGTTATTTATGAT AAAAATTATCCTAGAATCAAAACTATTGTCAACAAAGTTGGAACCATTACAAATGAGTTTCGCGTTCCAGAGTTTGAAATTTTAGCAGGAGAGCATAGTATGATAACAGAAGTGAAGCAATATGGTGCCACTTTTAGGCTGGATTACAGTTTGGTTTATTGGAATTCGAGATTGGAACATGAACACAAAAGGTTAGTGTCAATGTTCCAAGCTGGGGAGACCATTTGTGACATGTTTGCAGGGATAGGTCCTTTTGCCATTCCTGCAGCGCAAAAAGGATGCACAGTCTATGCAAATGATTTAAATCCAGATAGCATTCACTATCTGAGGATTAATGCCAAAATCAATAAGGTTGATGATCGTATTTATGCATACAACATGGATGCTAGAAAATTTGTGTCCCAGTTGATGGAAGTGCCAAATACTGAGGCTACATCTCAACTCTCATCCGAAGTTCCCATTTTGGATACTTGTCACACATGCAGGATACAAGACAATGCTGAATCAAATTCTGAAAATGAGTTGCTAACTG TTCATACAAAAGACAATAATAGTGGTTTAGGGGATGTCAAGGGTTCAACCAGGCACAGTGCTACATCTGTAATTGCTGGTAAAAGATCCTCTAGTTATCATGAAG GGGATGTGGAGGCTCATGAAACTGGCATCCTTGAAGGTGTTAAGAGAAAAGGAAGCACAAACAAGAGAATGAGAAGCTCTGAAATGTCCGTCACAAAAACTTGGGAACATATTGATCACATAATAATGAATCTGCCTGCATCTGCTGTTCAGTTTCTAG ATTCATTCAGGGGATTAATCCAGAAGAAATATTGGAAAGGATGTTTACCATGGATTCACTGCTATTGCTTCATTAGAGCGACTGAGACTCCAGAGACTATCATAGCT GTGGCAGAATCTGCTTTAAACGCTCCTATACATGATTCAAAATTTCATAGGGTTAGGGATGTGGCTCCAAACAAG GCAATGTTTTGTTTAAGCTTCAGGTTGCCAGAAGGATGCGTTAAAGAAGATGTTCAATAA
- the LOC114178658 gene encoding tRNA (guanine(37)-N1)-methyltransferase 2 isoform X2, which translates to MESEALEMNCVKNGESENSPNKLASQAHALDNLLCVDNDAVADREKLPKPHLDESKFDVQFKLWALQIPCQHCKVATRILNGYMFDKPRVKPIIEDPTCDKTRYLILSDKVQNQDLSDIPKQKVDELNGLCKIEVVPYSLTLGYSYWSADHVLKQILPTGVEVPSSFETIGQIAHLNLHDELLPYKDVIAKVIYDKNYPRIKTIVNKVGTITNEFRVPEFEILAGEHSMITEVKQYGATFRLDYSLVYWNSRLEHEHKRLVSMFQAGETICDMFAGIGPFAIPAAQKGCTVYANDLNPDSIHYLRINAKINKVDDRIYAYNMDARKFVSQLMEVPNTEATSQLSSEVPILDTCHTCRIQDNAESNSENELLTVHTKDNNSGLGDVKGSTRHSATSVIAGKRSSSYHEGDVEAHETGILEGVKRKGSTNKRMRSSEMSVTKTWEHIDHIIMNLPASAVQFLDSFRGLIQKKYWKGCLPWIHCYCFIRATETPETIIAVAESALNAPIHDSKFHRVRDVAPNKAMFCLSFRLPEGCVKEDVQ; encoded by the exons ATGGAAAGTGAAGCTCTTGAAATGAATTGTGTAAAGAATGGGGAATCTGAGAACAGTCCTAACAAGTTAGCTTCTCAAGCTCATGCACTCGACAACTTGCTTTGTGTTGACAATGATGCAGTTGCTGACCGTGAAAAGCTACCAAAACCACATCTTGATGAGAGCAAGTTTGATGTGCAATTCAAATTATGGGCTCTACAAATCCCTTGTCAACATTGCAAGGTTGCCACTCGAATCCTCAATGG TTACATGTTCGACAAGCCTCGAGTCAAACCCATCATTGAAGACCCTACATGTGACAAAACCCGTTACCTTATACTCTCTGACAAAGTTCAGAATCAAG ATTTATCTGATATTCCAAAACAAAAGGTTGATGAGCTCAATGGCTTGTGTAAGATTGAAGTTGTGCCCTATTCATTGACACTAGGGTATTCTTATTGGAGTGCAG ATCATGTGCTGAAGCAGATATTGCCTACTGGAGTGGAGGTGCCTTCATCCTTTGAAACAATAG GTCAAATTGCTCATTTAAACCTACACGATGAATTACTTCCCTACAAAGATGTTATTGCAAAGGTTATTTATGAT AAAAATTATCCTAGAATCAAAACTATTGTCAACAAAGTTGGAACCATTACAAATGAGTTTCGCGTTCCAGAGTTTGAAATTTTAGCAGGAGAGCATAGTATGATAACAGAAGTGAAGCAATATGGTGCCACTTTTAGGCTGGATTACAGTTTGGTTTATTGGAATTCGAGATTGGAACATGAACACAAAAGGTTAGTGTCAATGTTCCAAGCTGGGGAGACCATTTGTGACATGTTTGCAGGGATAGGTCCTTTTGCCATTCCTGCAGCGCAAAAAGGATGCACAGTCTATGCAAATGATTTAAATCCAGATAGCATTCACTATCTGAGGATTAATGCCAAAATCAATAAGGTTGATGATCGTATTTATGCATACAACATGGATGCTAGAAAATTTGTGTCCCAGTTGATGGAAGTGCCAAATACTGAGGCTACATCTCAACTCTCATCCGAAGTTCCCATTTTGGATACTTGTCACACATGCAGGATACAAGACAATGCTGAATCAAATTCTGAAAATGAGTTGCTAACTG TTCATACAAAAGACAATAATAGTGGTTTAGGGGATGTCAAGGGTTCAACCAGGCACAGTGCTACATCTGTAATTGCTGGTAAAAGATCCTCTAGTTATCATGAAG GGGATGTGGAGGCTCATGAAACTGGCATCCTTGAAGGTGTTAAGAGAAAAGGAAGCACAAACAAGAGAATGAGAAGCTCTGAAATGTCCGTCACAAAAACTTGGGAACATATTGATCACATAATAATGAATCTGCCTGCATCTGCTGTTCAGTTTCTAG ATTCATTCAGGGGATTAATCCAGAAGAAATATTGGAAAGGATGTTTACCATGGATTCACTGCTATTGCTTCATTAGAGCGACTGAGACTCCAGAGACTATCATAGCT GTGGCAGAATCTGCTTTAAACGCTCCTATACATGATTCAAAATTTCATAGGGTTAGGGATGTGGCTCCAAACAAG GCAATGTTTTGTTTAAGCTTCAGGTTGCCAGAAGGATGCGTTAAAGAAGATGTTCAATAA
- the LOC114178658 gene encoding tRNA (guanine(37)-N1)-methyltransferase 2 isoform X4, which produces MHSTTCFVLTMMQLLTVKSYQNHILMRASLMCNSNYGLYKSLVNIASYMFDKPRVKPIIEDPTCDKTRYLILSDKVQNQDLSDIPKQKVDELNGLCKIEVVPYSLTLGYSYWSADHVLKQILPTGVEVPSSFETIGQIAHLNLHDELLPYKDVIAKVIYDKNYPRIKTIVNKVGTITNEFRVPEFEILAGEHSMITEVKQYGATFRLDYSLVYWNSRLEHEHKRLVSMFQAGETICDMFAGIGPFAIPAAQKGCTVYANDLNPDSIHYLRINAKINKVDDRIYAYNMDARKFVSQLMEVPNTEATSQLSSEVPILDTCHTCRIQDNAESNSENELLTVHTKDNNSGLGDVKGSTRHSATSVIAGKRSSSYHEGDVEAHETGILEGVKRKGSTNKRMRSSEMSVTKTWEHIDHIIMNLPASAVQFLDSFRGLIQKKYWKGCLPWIHCYCFIRATETPETIIAVAESALNAPIHDSKFHRVRDVAPNKAMFCLSFRLPEGCVKEDVQ; this is translated from the exons ATGCACTCGACAACTTGCTTTGTGTTGACAATGATGCAGTTGCTGACCGTGAAAAGCTACCAAAACCACATCTTGATGAGAGCAAGTTTGATGTGCAATTCAAATTATGGGCTCTACAAATCCCTTGTCAACATTGCAAG TTACATGTTCGACAAGCCTCGAGTCAAACCCATCATTGAAGACCCTACATGTGACAAAACCCGTTACCTTATACTCTCTGACAAAGTTCAGAATCAAG ATTTATCTGATATTCCAAAACAAAAGGTTGATGAGCTCAATGGCTTGTGTAAGATTGAAGTTGTGCCCTATTCATTGACACTAGGGTATTCTTATTGGAGTGCAG ATCATGTGCTGAAGCAGATATTGCCTACTGGAGTGGAGGTGCCTTCATCCTTTGAAACAATAG GTCAAATTGCTCATTTAAACCTACACGATGAATTACTTCCCTACAAAGATGTTATTGCAAAGGTTATTTATGAT AAAAATTATCCTAGAATCAAAACTATTGTCAACAAAGTTGGAACCATTACAAATGAGTTTCGCGTTCCAGAGTTTGAAATTTTAGCAGGAGAGCATAGTATGATAACAGAAGTGAAGCAATATGGTGCCACTTTTAGGCTGGATTACAGTTTGGTTTATTGGAATTCGAGATTGGAACATGAACACAAAAGGTTAGTGTCAATGTTCCAAGCTGGGGAGACCATTTGTGACATGTTTGCAGGGATAGGTCCTTTTGCCATTCCTGCAGCGCAAAAAGGATGCACAGTCTATGCAAATGATTTAAATCCAGATAGCATTCACTATCTGAGGATTAATGCCAAAATCAATAAGGTTGATGATCGTATTTATGCATACAACATGGATGCTAGAAAATTTGTGTCCCAGTTGATGGAAGTGCCAAATACTGAGGCTACATCTCAACTCTCATCCGAAGTTCCCATTTTGGATACTTGTCACACATGCAGGATACAAGACAATGCTGAATCAAATTCTGAAAATGAGTTGCTAACTG TTCATACAAAAGACAATAATAGTGGTTTAGGGGATGTCAAGGGTTCAACCAGGCACAGTGCTACATCTGTAATTGCTGGTAAAAGATCCTCTAGTTATCATGAAG GGGATGTGGAGGCTCATGAAACTGGCATCCTTGAAGGTGTTAAGAGAAAAGGAAGCACAAACAAGAGAATGAGAAGCTCTGAAATGTCCGTCACAAAAACTTGGGAACATATTGATCACATAATAATGAATCTGCCTGCATCTGCTGTTCAGTTTCTAG ATTCATTCAGGGGATTAATCCAGAAGAAATATTGGAAAGGATGTTTACCATGGATTCACTGCTATTGCTTCATTAGAGCGACTGAGACTCCAGAGACTATCATAGCT GTGGCAGAATCTGCTTTAAACGCTCCTATACATGATTCAAAATTTCATAGGGTTAGGGATGTGGCTCCAAACAAG GCAATGTTTTGTTTAAGCTTCAGGTTGCCAGAAGGATGCGTTAAAGAAGATGTTCAATAA